A genomic window from Tolypothrix sp. PCC 7910 includes:
- a CDS encoding sensor protein KdpD has product MLNPSNSSPDASYIRPQRRGKHKIFIGMAPGVGKTYKMLEEAHQLKQDGIDVVIGILETHGRKETAQKAAGLEVIPRKTSIRQNITLEEMDIEAILVRSPQLVLVDELAHTNIPGSPREKRYQDVEVILNAGIDVYSTVNIQHLESLNDVVARITSVVVRERIPDRLLEEADAVVVIDVTPETLEERLREGKIYGSNKIEQSLENFFQRRNLIALRELALREVADTVEEEANTSVVVGQTCNIHERVLVCVSTYPNSVQLLRRGARIANYMNARFYAVFVADPERFLTKEESLHMDTCEKLCREFGGEFLHVKSQSVAQTIAQVATDYHITQIVIGESQQPRWKRFFKRPFTQRLMELIRQQNIDLHIIATKN; this is encoded by the coding sequence ATGTTGAATCCCTCTAATTCATCCCCTGACGCTTCTTACATTCGCCCACAGCGACGGGGGAAGCATAAAATTTTTATCGGTATGGCTCCAGGTGTGGGCAAAACTTACAAAATGCTGGAAGAAGCACACCAGCTAAAGCAGGATGGTATTGATGTTGTAATTGGCATTTTGGAAACACACGGACGCAAAGAAACTGCTCAGAAAGCTGCTGGATTAGAGGTAATTCCCCGCAAAACCAGTATTCGCCAGAATATTACCTTAGAGGAAATGGATATAGAGGCTATTTTAGTGCGATCGCCTCAACTGGTTCTAGTTGATGAACTGGCTCACACTAATATCCCAGGTTCCCCAAGAGAAAAGCGCTACCAAGATGTAGAAGTAATTTTAAACGCTGGAATTGATGTTTACTCTACTGTCAATATTCAACATTTAGAAAGTTTAAATGATGTAGTCGCCAGAATCACCAGTGTAGTTGTGCGCGAACGGATTCCTGATCGCCTGCTTGAGGAAGCTGACGCTGTTGTGGTGATTGATGTGACACCGGAAACTCTAGAAGAACGCTTGCGAGAAGGTAAGATTTATGGATCTAATAAAATCGAGCAATCTTTAGAAAACTTCTTTCAGCGTCGCAACTTAATTGCTTTGCGGGAATTAGCCTTACGAGAAGTCGCAGACACAGTTGAAGAAGAAGCAAACACCTCTGTTGTAGTTGGACAAACTTGTAATATCCACGAGCGAGTTTTAGTTTGTGTGTCTACCTATCCAAATTCAGTGCAATTGCTGCGTCGGGGTGCGCGTATTGCCAATTATATGAATGCACGCTTCTATGCTGTATTTGTCGCCGATCCAGAACGTTTTCTTACTAAAGAAGAAAGCCTACACATGGATACTTGCGAGAAACTTTGCCGTGAATTTGGCGGAGAATTTTTGCACGTTAAAAGTCAAAGTGTCGCTCAAACAATTGCTCAAGTTGCAACAGATTATCACATCACACAAATAGTCATCGGTGAAAGTCAACAGCCCAGATGGAAAAGATTTTTTAAAAGACCTTTTACGCAACGGTTAATGGAATTAATTCGGCAACAAAATATCGATTTACATATCATTGCTACCAAAAATTAA
- a CDS encoding glycosyltransferase family 4 protein has product MKILFLDQSGKPGGAELCLIDIAKPYRDRSLVGLFADGPFKTLLQEHQIPVEVLTNQAISVQKSSSFLQGLASLKQLLPLITKVVQIAQDYDVIYANTQKALVIGAIASFFARRPLVYHLHDILSKEHFSQTNRTIAVNLANYFASLVIANSQASQQAFIEAGGREDITAVVYNGFDSKIYQTCESDRQKLRAELELTGKFVVGHFSRLSPWKGQHILIDALAKCPEEVTAILVGDALFGEEDYVQQLHQQVANLGLENRVKFLGFRADIPQLMAACNLVAHTSTFAEPFGRVIVEAMLCGTPVVAAKAGGAVELVESGINGFLVNPGEAEELAQVINICLQDTDKITAMANYARNIASQRFDVTIINQQITQLLSSKFPQQISPSLLPNL; this is encoded by the coding sequence ATGAAAATTCTATTTTTAGACCAAAGTGGTAAGCCAGGGGGTGCGGAATTATGTTTGATAGATATTGCTAAACCTTACCGCGATCGCTCTCTTGTTGGTTTATTTGCTGATGGGCCTTTTAAAACTTTACTCCAAGAACATCAGATTCCGGTGGAAGTTTTAACCAATCAAGCTATCTCTGTGCAAAAATCTAGCAGTTTTCTGCAAGGATTAGCCAGTTTAAAGCAACTGCTACCTCTAATTACGAAGGTAGTACAGATAGCTCAAGATTATGATGTTATTTATGCCAATACACAAAAGGCATTAGTTATTGGTGCGATCGCAAGTTTTTTTGCCCGTCGTCCTCTGGTTTATCATTTGCATGATATTCTCTCAAAAGAGCATTTCAGCCAAACTAACCGCACCATTGCTGTTAATTTAGCTAATTATTTTGCATCTTTAGTGATTGCTAATTCTCAAGCAAGTCAGCAAGCTTTTATAGAAGCAGGTGGACGTGAAGATATTACCGCAGTTGTCTATAACGGCTTTGACTCAAAAATTTATCAAACTTGTGAGTCTGATAGGCAAAAATTAAGAGCAGAATTAGAGCTGACAGGAAAATTTGTAGTAGGACATTTCAGCCGTCTCTCACCTTGGAAAGGGCAACATATTTTAATAGATGCTCTTGCCAAATGTCCCGAAGAAGTAACAGCAATTTTAGTAGGCGATGCGCTTTTTGGTGAAGAAGATTATGTGCAACAATTACACCAACAGGTTGCTAATTTAGGGTTAGAAAACCGCGTCAAGTTTTTAGGATTTCGTGCTGATATTCCGCAATTAATGGCAGCTTGTAACTTAGTTGCTCATACTTCCACTTTTGCAGAACCCTTTGGTAGAGTCATTGTTGAGGCGATGCTATGCGGTACACCTGTAGTCGCAGCCAAGGCTGGAGGTGCAGTAGAATTAGTAGAATCTGGGATTAATGGTTTTTTAGTTAATCCTGGTGAAGCTGAGGAATTAGCACAGGTAATTAATATCTGTTTGCAAGATACAGATAAAATTACAGCTATGGCGAATTATGCGAGAAATATTGCTAGTCAGCGTTTTGATGTGACAATTATTAATCAACAAATTACTCAACTATTATCATCTAAATTTCCTCAACAAATATCGCCATCACTTCTACCAAATTTATAA
- a CDS encoding aldo/keto reductase family protein, whose amino-acid sequence MRSLVKRETQMKYRQLGNSDLRVSEISLGSWLTYGGAVEQQNAEACIHKAFEVGINFLDTANVYATGGAESFLGQVLQGIDRSSYILATKVFFPMSPEDRGLSAAQIHKQIDASLQRLRTDYVDLYQCHRYDVNTPLEETMTALTEVVRQGKARYIGFSEWSPEQIQAALNLPGVERFVSSQPQYSMLWRKPEAEVFPLCADNGISQIVWSPLAQGILTGKYRPGEAPPSDSRAGNEKMNMFFSKDLFSDRTLSAVQQLKPIAQDLGLSMPQLALAWVLRDQRVASAIIGASRPDQIVDNAAASGVELDADVQAAIDQALASVIQR is encoded by the coding sequence ATGAGATCACTAGTGAAACGAGAAACGCAAATGAAATACCGTCAACTCGGTAACAGCGATCTGCGCGTTTCGGAAATTAGCCTTGGCTCATGGCTCACTTACGGGGGTGCAGTTGAGCAGCAAAACGCCGAGGCTTGTATTCACAAAGCTTTTGAAGTGGGAATTAACTTTTTAGATACTGCCAATGTTTACGCCACTGGTGGGGCTGAATCCTTTTTAGGGCAAGTATTACAAGGAATTGACCGTTCCTCCTATATCTTAGCTACTAAGGTATTTTTCCCTATGTCACCCGAAGACAGAGGACTATCAGCAGCCCAAATCCATAAACAAATCGATGCTTCGCTGCAACGCCTACGTACAGATTACGTTGACCTTTACCAATGTCACCGCTACGATGTCAACACACCCTTAGAAGAGACAATGACAGCGCTTACTGAGGTAGTACGTCAAGGAAAGGCGCGTTACATCGGCTTTAGCGAGTGGAGTCCCGAGCAAATTCAAGCAGCATTAAATCTTCCTGGTGTTGAGCGCTTTGTTTCCAGTCAACCCCAATATTCTATGTTGTGGCGCAAACCAGAAGCTGAGGTGTTTCCATTATGTGCAGATAACGGTATCAGCCAGATTGTGTGGTCACCACTAGCTCAGGGCATACTTACCGGCAAATACCGCCCAGGAGAAGCACCACCATCAGATTCTCGTGCGGGTAACGAGAAAATGAATATGTTTTTTAGCAAAGATTTATTTAGCGATCGCACTCTTTCCGCAGTACAACAGCTCAAACCCATCGCCCAAGACTTAGGCTTGAGTATGCCACAGTTAGCTTTAGCTTGGGTACTGCGCGATCAACGCGTAGCTTCAGCAATTATCGGTGCTAGCCGTCCCGATCAAATTGTTGATAATGCTGCTGCATCCGGTGTAGAACTAGATGCTGATGTACAAGCAGCAATCGATCAAGCACTTGCATCGGTGATTCAGCGGTAA
- a CDS encoding glycosyltransferase family 4 protein, which translates to MEGKKDNLAAASILTLGMGWFPKTPGGLERYIYELTHQLAANQDYVELCGVGLPNTEINLPIKLTNLAEPDSPIWQRLWSIRTNFCKTRIGKPDAINLHFALYSFPILDILPKGVPITFNFHGPWASESQQEVTNQMLKVLLKRWLIEQSTYKRCDRFIVLSQAFGNLLHQQYQIPWSKIHVIPGGVDIKRFQANLSREDARSKLGWPDNRPILFTSRRLVHRVGVDKLLEAIATIKPRIPDVWLAIAGRGHIQAALQQQATELGLENNVKFLGFIPDEDLPLAYQAADLTIMPSQSFEGFGLAVVESLACGTPVICTPVGGMPEILSSFSPDLITSSTAASAIAEKLEQALLQKLPIPSRETCHQYAATHFNWQKIAQQVREVLLA; encoded by the coding sequence GTGGAAGGCAAGAAAGATAATTTAGCTGCAGCATCTATTCTCACTCTGGGAATGGGCTGGTTTCCTAAAACACCTGGAGGATTAGAACGGTATATTTACGAACTAACTCATCAATTAGCAGCAAATCAAGACTATGTAGAATTATGTGGAGTTGGTTTACCAAATACGGAAATAAATCTACCTATAAAATTAACTAACTTAGCTGAACCTGATAGTCCAATTTGGCAACGTTTATGGTCTATTCGTACTAATTTTTGCAAAACTAGAATCGGCAAACCAGATGCTATTAATTTGCATTTTGCATTATATAGCTTTCCAATTTTAGATATTTTGCCCAAAGGAGTACCAATTACTTTTAATTTTCATGGCCCTTGGGCTTCTGAAAGTCAGCAAGAAGTAACAAATCAAATGTTGAAAGTTCTGTTAAAGCGCTGGCTGATAGAACAAAGCACTTATAAACGTTGCGATCGCTTTATTGTTCTGAGCCAAGCCTTTGGCAATCTTCTCCATCAACAATATCAAATTCCCTGGAGCAAAATTCACGTTATTCCTGGTGGCGTTGATATTAAGCGATTTCAAGCCAATTTATCACGAGAAGATGCCAGAAGCAAATTAGGCTGGCCTGATAACCGTCCAATATTATTCACATCCCGTCGCTTAGTTCATCGTGTGGGAGTAGATAAATTATTGGAAGCGATCGCAACTATTAAGCCTAGAATACCTGATGTATGGTTAGCGATCGCTGGGCGTGGACATATCCAAGCTGCACTACAACAGCAAGCTACAGAATTAGGGTTAGAGAATAACGTTAAATTTTTAGGTTTCATCCCTGATGAGGATTTACCCTTAGCTTACCAAGCTGCTGATTTAACAATCATGCCTAGTCAATCCTTTGAAGGGTTTGGATTAGCAGTTGTAGAATCTTTAGCCTGTGGTACTCCCGTTATCTGTACCCCAGTTGGCGGAATGCCAGAAATTCTATCATCCTTCTCACCAGATTTAATTACCTCTTCCACCGCAGCCTCAGCCATTGCTGAAAAATTAGAACAAGCACTACTGCAAAAGTTACCAATCCCTTCAAGAGAAACTTGTCACCAGTACGCCGCTACGCATTTCAACTGGCAAAAAATAGCCCAGCAGGTGAGGGAAGTTTTGTTGGCGTGA